In one Musa acuminata AAA Group cultivar baxijiao chromosome BXJ2-5, Cavendish_Baxijiao_AAA, whole genome shotgun sequence genomic region, the following are encoded:
- the FT3 gene encoding protein FLOWERING LOCUS T 1, whose product MSRGPLTLGQVIGDVLDPFSRSVSLGVLYKNKLVINGSDFKPSAVVDKPKVEVGGDDLRTFYTLVMVDPDAPNPSNPTLKEYLHWLVTDIPATTNASFGRELVCYESPRPTAGIHRMVFVLLRQMGRGTVFAPQMRHNFSTRRFAEQYYLAPVAATYFNCQREAGTGGRRFRGDD is encoded by the exons ATGTCGAGGGGCCCTCTGACTCTGGGTCAGGTCATAGGCGATGTATTGGACCCCTTCTCCAGATCGGTATCGCTCGGCGTCCTGTACAAGAATAAGCTGGTCATCAATGGCAGCGACTTCAAACCATCCGCCGTGGTCGATAAGCCGAAAGTCGAAGTTGGAGGAGATGACCTGCGGACGTTCTACACTCTT GTGATGGTGGATCCAGATGCGCCAAACCCCAGCAATCCGACGCTGAAGGAGTACCTGCACTG GCTGGTGACGGACATCCCTGCCACCACCAACGCAAGTTTCG GTCGAGAGTTGGTCTGCTACGAGAGCCCGCGGCCGACGGCAGGGATTCACCGCATGGTCTTCGTGCTGCTCCGCCAGATGGGGAGGGGGACGGTGTTCGCGCCGCAGATGCGCCACAACTTCAGCACGAGAAGGTTCGCGGAGCAGTACTACCTGGCGCCTGTCGCCGCCACCTACTTTAATTGCCAGAGGGAGGCCGGCACCGGCGGCAGAAGGTTTCGGGGAGACGACTGA